The Paramagnetospirillum magnetotacticum MS-1 genome includes a window with the following:
- a CDS encoding HlyD family secretion protein, whose product MKKPIAIAAALIVASIGGWSLLRWSQDWRWQESTDDAYVDGDITAISPKVAGHVVELAARDNRMVAKGDVLVRIDERDYRARLDEAAGQVKARLAQLVQIDDRVAVQESVIAQSGASISAAKAEVVRATADFERSRKLVREDYVSRQRFDISQADAARAAAGLTGSGAQLQGARRQLSVLASEHNVALAQLEQAKAALILAETELEATVIRSPVDGVIGNRAVRDGQYVRPGQMLLAVVPLGNVWIDANFKETQIGRMKPGNRAEIKVDAFPGAVITGTVDSFAPASGAKFSLLPPENATGNFTKVVQRIPVRIRVDPDSPLAGQLRPGLSVVVKVDTRDEGK is encoded by the coding sequence ATGAAAAAGCCCATCGCCATTGCTGCCGCCTTGATCGTCGCCTCCATCGGGGGGTGGAGCCTGCTTCGCTGGTCCCAGGACTGGCGCTGGCAGGAATCCACCGACGACGCCTATGTGGATGGCGACATTACCGCCATCTCACCCAAAGTGGCGGGACATGTGGTCGAGCTTGCCGCCCGCGACAACCGAATGGTGGCCAAGGGTGATGTGCTGGTCCGTATCGATGAGCGCGATTACCGGGCCCGTCTGGACGAGGCGGCGGGGCAGGTCAAGGCCCGCCTGGCCCAACTGGTGCAGATCGACGACCGGGTCGCCGTGCAGGAATCGGTGATCGCCCAGTCGGGGGCCTCGATTTCCGCCGCAAAGGCTGAAGTGGTGCGCGCCACCGCCGATTTCGAACGGTCGCGCAAGCTGGTGCGCGAGGATTATGTCAGCCGCCAGCGCTTCGACATATCCCAGGCCGACGCAGCCCGCGCCGCGGCGGGGCTTACCGGTTCGGGCGCCCAATTGCAGGGCGCTCGGCGGCAATTATCGGTACTGGCCTCCGAACACAATGTGGCCCTGGCCCAGTTGGAGCAGGCCAAGGCCGCATTGATACTGGCCGAGACAGAGTTGGAAGCCACCGTCATCCGCTCTCCCGTGGATGGGGTGATCGGCAACCGCGCGGTGCGGGACGGCCAATATGTGCGTCCCGGCCAGATGCTGCTGGCCGTGGTACCTCTGGGCAATGTCTGGATCGACGCCAATTTCAAGGAAACCCAGATCGGCCGCATGAAGCCCGGCAACCGGGCGGAGATCAAGGTCGATGCCTTTCCCGGCGCGGTGATCACCGGTACGGTGGACAGCTTCGCCCCGGCTTCGGGCGCCAAGTTCAGCCTGTTGCCGCCTGAAAACGCCACCGGCAATTTCACCAAGGTGGTCCAGCGCATTCCGGTGCGCATCCGGGTCGATCCCGACAGCCCCCTGGCCGGACAGTTGCGGCCCGGCCTGTCGGTGGTGGTCAAGGTGGATACGCGGGACGAGGGGAAATGA
- a CDS encoding DHA2 family efflux MFS transporter permease subunit, whose protein sequence is MTTSPATPPPPIRPEDRVVTARDWVGFMAMVVGMFMAILDIQIVASSIAQIQAGVSASAEEISWVQTSYLIAEVVMIPLSGWLARVVSTRYLFFASCVTFTVASAACAVSWSIESMIAFRAIQGFLGGAMIPTVFATTYIIFPPRMQATMSVVIGLTATMAPTIGPSLGGWLTETWSWHWLFLVNVVPGVVVASLVYLFGRRDKPQLHMLKGFDLAGIVLVALFLGALQYVLEEGPGDDWFEDRRIVFVSLISAMAGLAFVWRELTAKSPVVDLRAFSDSNFAVGCLYSFIIGIGLYGSVYVIPLYLGRVRGYSALEIGITMMVTGLFQALSAPLAGNLARHVDLRYLLGMGLALFGGGLWLNSHLTSEWGYWEMFLPQAVRGLSLMFCFVPINAVALGHLPQDKVQNASGLYNLMRNLGGAIGLAAINTALTHRMDMHYLRISESLTAARGAAVGMLDGLSSRLQPLLDGGADLAALKFLSQLSRREAMTMAFGDVLLMMASVFALGLVLLPLLQPVRHPSAGGGADAH, encoded by the coding sequence ATGACAACGTCCCCAGCCACGCCTCCGCCTCCCATCCGGCCCGAGGACAGGGTGGTCACGGCCCGCGACTGGGTGGGCTTCATGGCCATGGTGGTGGGGATGTTCATGGCGATCCTGGATATCCAGATCGTCGCCAGTTCCATCGCTCAGATCCAGGCGGGCGTCTCGGCCTCGGCCGAGGAGATCAGTTGGGTCCAGACCTCCTATCTCATCGCCGAGGTGGTGATGATCCCGCTATCGGGCTGGCTGGCCCGCGTTGTCTCCACCCGCTATCTGTTCTTCGCTTCCTGCGTCACCTTCACCGTGGCCAGCGCGGCTTGCGCCGTGTCGTGGAGCATTGAATCCATGATCGCCTTCCGCGCCATTCAGGGCTTTCTGGGCGGCGCCATGATTCCCACGGTTTTCGCCACCACCTACATCATCTTTCCACCGCGCATGCAGGCGACCATGTCGGTGGTCATCGGCCTGACCGCCACCATGGCGCCCACCATCGGCCCCAGCCTGGGAGGCTGGCTGACCGAGACCTGGAGCTGGCATTGGCTGTTTCTGGTCAACGTGGTGCCGGGCGTGGTGGTGGCCAGTCTGGTCTATCTCTTCGGACGCAGGGACAAGCCGCAACTGCACATGCTCAAGGGCTTCGACCTGGCGGGCATCGTCCTGGTGGCGCTCTTCCTGGGCGCGCTGCAATACGTACTGGAGGAAGGCCCCGGCGACGACTGGTTCGAGGACCGCCGCATCGTTTTCGTATCGCTGATCTCGGCCATGGCCGGGCTGGCCTTCGTCTGGCGGGAACTGACCGCCAAGTCGCCGGTCGTTGATCTGCGGGCCTTTTCCGACAGCAATTTCGCGGTGGGCTGCCTTTATTCCTTCATCATCGGCATCGGGCTTTATGGCTCGGTCTATGTCATCCCGCTCTATCTGGGCCGCGTGCGGGGCTATTCGGCGCTGGAGATCGGCATCACCATGATGGTGACCGGGCTGTTCCAGGCCCTGTCGGCACCCCTGGCCGGGAATCTGGCCCGTCATGTGGATCTGCGCTATTTGCTGGGCATGGGTCTGGCCCTGTTCGGCGGCGGATTGTGGCTGAACAGCCACCTCACCTCGGAATGGGGGTATTGGGAGATGTTCCTGCCCCAGGCGGTGCGCGGATTGTCGCTGATGTTCTGCTTCGTGCCCATCAATGCGGTGGCCCTGGGCCATCTGCCCCAGGACAAGGTGCAGAACGCGTCGGGGCTTTACAATCTGATGCGCAATCTGGGCGGCGCCATCGGGCTGGCCGCCATCAACACCGCGCTCACCCACCGCATGGATATGCACTATTTACGGATTTCCGAAAGCCTGACCGCCGCCAGGGGCGCGGCGGTGGGAATGCTGGACGGGCTGTCTTCGCGTCTGCAGCCCCTGCTGGACGGCGGTGCCGACCTGGCGGCGCTGAAGTTCCTGTCGCAGCTTTCCCGGCGTGAAGCCATGACCATGGCCTTCGGCGATGTTCTCCTGATGATGGCTTCGGTCTTCGCCCTGGGCCTTGTCCTGCTGCCCCTGCTGCAACCGGTCCGCCATCCCAGCGCGGGAGGGGGAGCGGACGCACATTAA
- a CDS encoding sensor domain-containing diguanylate cyclase has translation MQHLVVPTFVINAERRVIIWNRACERLTGVPAHEVIGTSDHWRAFYDEQRHCLADLVLMGRPEAMDELYVTHAEPGDSTHGLRAENWCVMPQVKKRLYLAVDAGPIFDEDGALMAVVETLRDQTEQKLAQMALQSLAVKDGLTGLANRRSFDEKLEAEWLHNQREGTSMAVLLMDVDHFKLYNDTYGHQMGDTCLKSVAAAIDKQVFRPSDLAARYGGEEFAVIMPNTDLDGARHVADRLIEAVRELRLPHSASQTEDCVTISLGAAAFIPSDQRGSGDLVAAADAALYRAKHQGRNRVVCADRVAELVEA, from the coding sequence ATGCAGCACCTCGTTGTGCCCACTTTCGTGATCAATGCCGAACGGCGCGTGATCATCTGGAACAGGGCCTGCGAGCGCCTGACCGGCGTTCCCGCCCACGAGGTGATCGGCACCTCAGATCACTGGCGGGCCTTCTATGATGAACAGCGCCATTGTCTGGCCGATCTGGTTCTGATGGGCCGCCCCGAGGCCATGGACGAGCTTTACGTCACCCATGCCGAGCCCGGCGACAGCACCCATGGCCTCAGGGCCGAGAATTGGTGCGTCATGCCCCAGGTGAAAAAGCGCCTTTATCTGGCGGTGGATGCGGGTCCCATCTTCGACGAGGACGGCGCTCTCATGGCGGTGGTGGAGACGCTGCGCGACCAGACCGAGCAGAAGCTGGCACAGATGGCGCTGCAAAGCCTGGCGGTCAAGGATGGGCTGACCGGACTGGCCAATCGCCGCTCCTTCGACGAGAAGCTGGAGGCCGAGTGGCTGCATAATCAGCGCGAAGGCACCAGCATGGCCGTCCTGCTGATGGATGTGGATCACTTCAAGCTCTACAACGACACCTATGGTCACCAGATGGGCGACACCTGCCTGAAATCCGTGGCGGCCGCCATCGACAAGCAGGTGTTCCGCCCGTCGGATCTGGCGGCGCGCTATGGCGGCGAGGAATTCGCGGTGATCATGCCCAACACCGACCTGGACGGGGCGCGCCACGTGGCCGACCGCCTGATCGAGGCGGTGCGCGAGCTGCGGCTTCCCCATAGCGCCAGCCAGACCGAGGATTGCGTCACCATTTCCCTCGGCGCGGCCGCCTTCATTCCGTCCGACCAACGCGGCTCGGGCGATCTGGTGGCGGCGGCCGACGCGGCGCTCTACCGCGCCAAGCACCAGGGCCGCAACCGCGTGGTCTGCGCCGACCGGGTGGCGGAACTGGTGGAGGCCTAA
- the mutY gene encoding A/G-specific adenine glycosylase has product MRPADLSAILLAWYDRDRRILPWRYGPGETADAYHVWLSEVMLQQTTVAAVIPYFQTFTRRWPRVEDLAAAPVDEVMTAWAGLGYYARARNLHACAKLVAEWRGGRFPDDEAGLRQLPGIGDYTAAAIAAIAFGRRAVVVDGNVERVMARMFAVTEPLPAAKPRIKELAATLTPDLRAGDYAQAVMDLGATICTPRGPACGLCPWRPTCQAQAQGIAETLPAKLAKAERPTRRGVVFWLTAPDGSVLLRRRPPKGLLGGMMEFPSTDWREAAWSLDEAAPASPLPAKSWKLLPGVVAHSFTHFHLELTVAAGRASAQAAVRGVWCPLDRLEEQALPTLMRKVARHALAKAY; this is encoded by the coding sequence ATGCGTCCTGCCGACCTCTCCGCCATCTTGCTTGCCTGGTACGACCGCGACCGCCGGATTCTGCCGTGGCGCTATGGCCCAGGCGAGACCGCCGACGCTTATCATGTCTGGCTGTCCGAGGTGATGCTGCAGCAGACCACCGTCGCCGCCGTGATTCCCTATTTCCAGACCTTTACCCGCCGCTGGCCCAGGGTCGAGGATCTGGCCGCCGCGCCGGTGGACGAGGTGATGACCGCCTGGGCGGGACTGGGCTATTACGCCCGGGCGCGCAACCTCCACGCCTGCGCCAAGCTGGTGGCCGAGTGGCGGGGCGGACGCTTTCCCGACGACGAGGCGGGATTGCGGCAATTGCCGGGGATCGGCGATTACACCGCGGCAGCCATCGCCGCCATCGCCTTCGGCCGCCGGGCGGTGGTGGTGGACGGCAATGTGGAGCGGGTGATGGCGCGGATGTTCGCGGTAACCGAACCTCTGCCCGCCGCCAAACCCCGGATCAAGGAATTGGCGGCGACACTGACGCCCGACTTGCGCGCGGGCGATTACGCCCAGGCGGTGATGGATCTGGGCGCCACCATATGCACGCCGCGCGGCCCGGCCTGTGGCCTGTGCCCCTGGCGGCCCACCTGCCAGGCCCAGGCTCAGGGAATCGCCGAAACCCTGCCCGCCAAACTGGCCAAGGCGGAGCGCCCGACGCGGCGGGGCGTGGTTTTCTGGCTGACCGCCCCGGACGGATCGGTGCTGCTGCGCCGCCGTCCGCCCAAGGGGCTGTTGGGGGGCATGATGGAATTTCCCTCCACCGACTGGCGCGAGGCGGCTTGGAGCCTGGACGAGGCCGCCCCCGCCTCTCCCCTGCCCGCCAAGTCCTGGAAGCTTCTGCCGGGTGTGGTGGCTCACAGCTTTACCCACTTCCACCTGGAACTGACGGTGGCGGCGGGACGCGCCTCTGCCCAGGCGGCGGTCCGTGGTGTATGGTGCCCTCTGGACCGGCTCGAGGAACAGGCGCTGCCCACCCTGATGCGCAAGGTGGCGCGCCACGCCCTGGCCAAAGCCTATTGA
- a CDS encoding DUF721 domain-containing protein, with the protein MADPKQKPPNKPSDERRTHGLVSIAVPSDRVTRPVFGRHGFAGGALVVDWPAIVGSAVASHTLPIGIKFPPKERTEGSLTVKVDSGAFALEMQHLEPLILERINGYFGWKAVARLKLRQGPLPDSARASPKDAVPGSPSNAPLPAGESLAQVEDPDLRAVLERLGRLLAK; encoded by the coding sequence ATGGCCGACCCCAAGCAAAAGCCCCCGAACAAGCCGTCTGACGAACGCCGCACCCATGGGCTGGTGTCCATCGCCGTGCCCAGCGATCGGGTGACGCGCCCGGTTTTCGGCCGCCATGGCTTTGCCGGAGGCGCCCTGGTGGTGGACTGGCCCGCCATCGTCGGTTCGGCGGTGGCCAGCCATACCCTGCCCATCGGCATCAAGTTTCCGCCTAAGGAACGCACCGAGGGCAGCCTGACGGTCAAGGTGGATTCCGGCGCCTTCGCGCTGGAGATGCAGCATCTGGAGCCGCTGATCCTCGAGCGCATCAACGGTTATTTCGGCTGGAAGGCAGTGGCGCGGCTGAAACTGCGCCAGGGTCCCTTGCCCGATTCCGCCAGGGCCAGCCCCAAGGACGCGGTGCCGGGTTCGCCCTCCAATGCCCCGCTGCCGGCTGGCGAGAGCCTGGCCCAGGTGGAGGACCCGGATCTGCGCGCCGTGTTGGAACGCCTGGGCCGCCTCCTGGCCAAATGA
- a CDS encoding DsbA family protein, which produces MKPFHRLLGAAAALFLVTQTAAAADLSYPIDQVLGKADAPITVIEYASTTCPHCATFHKTTLPKFKAEWIETGKARLIYRDFPTGPRGLSVGASMIAHCAGPERYFGLLALIMEQQEKWMSSPNPLVELKKLAKLAGMGEDKVDDCLKRQDLASAINERAKEGNEKLGVESTPSLIIGGKVTPGAIPYDELDKLLKAASK; this is translated from the coding sequence GTGAAGCCGTTCCATCGTCTGCTCGGTGCCGCCGCCGCGCTGTTTCTGGTGACCCAGACCGCCGCCGCCGCCGATCTCAGCTATCCCATCGATCAGGTCCTGGGCAAAGCCGATGCGCCCATCACGGTGATCGAATACGCTTCGACCACATGTCCCCACTGCGCCACCTTCCACAAGACCACCCTGCCCAAGTTCAAGGCAGAGTGGATCGAGACCGGCAAGGCCCGGCTGATCTATCGCGACTTCCCCACCGGGCCGCGCGGTCTGTCGGTGGGCGCCTCCATGATCGCCCATTGCGCGGGCCCCGAGCGCTATTTCGGCCTGCTGGCCCTGATCATGGAGCAGCAGGAGAAGTGGATGAGTTCTCCCAATCCCCTGGTCGAGCTGAAGAAGCTGGCCAAACTTGCCGGGATGGGCGAGGACAAGGTGGATGACTGCCTGAAGCGTCAGGATCTGGCCAGCGCCATCAACGAGCGGGCCAAGGAGGGCAACGAGAAGCTGGGAGTGGAGAGCACGCCTTCCCTGATCATCGGCGGCAAGGTCACTCCCGGCGCCATCCCCTATGACGAGTTGGACAAGCTGCTGAAGGCCGCGTCCAAGTAG
- a CDS encoding AAA family ATPase codes for MIQFTKLRLSGFKSFVDPAELVIEPGMTGVVGPNGCGKSNLIEALRWVMGETSARQMRGGEMDDVIFGGTSGRPARNVAEVMLGLDNTARTAPPQFDRDEIEVMRRIERGNGSNYRINGLDTRARDVQLLFADAATGARSSGLVSQGRVGALINAKPADRRSLLEEAAGISGLYSRRHEAELRLKNAELNLSRLDDVLATLDEQLKSLQKQARQANRYRTLSEQIRRVEAQVLYLGWLEALVAVDAARAALRESEMKVEEATGHAANASAFQAETAAGLPDLRRADAEAAALLQKAMAEREQLEAEEGRLAELRRDLERRLEQAGADLQREHARAADAAQALARLEEERALLAEAGEGEAEAKLLAEQAVDLAAEAVVLVEQELSALMEEVAAADAERAAALRRLSENETRLGRLAERLALTERQKAEIEGESIDRSDLTALEMELEETLEFLEESREQAEKADRRRVEALAARESARDAFQAANAARSRLQAEADGLRQVLAQGKAGDHRPVLDDVSARTGFEPALAAALGEDLSAPLDPAAPLHWEDLGPLDHPPALPDGAEPLARFVAAPPQLARRLAQVGVVKDMASGEALRALLAVGQRLVTPEGDLWRWDGYVARSGAPSPMALRLAQRNRLRELEASLDDAAMGVGEAEEKVETATREVDSAAEAERRAKEAVKQAEAEAAKARDSHAKLSQRFAAFETRMAAATQAWNDATADHAQAEADLAEARAAVAAFPESSDGRDKVNVLRASLAERRSTLVEARSSLDGVAREGAERRRRLDALDGDAKSWRARAEAAKAHVDELAERREEIALEMERLASLPDTIAKRRAELLDRLENAETARKAAADALISAEQRLGEADRRMREAEALLANAREERIRREAAVSAADQACRGVAVRIAERLDMTPEQLREVAGLVEEERPDPEELQRKFDRLSRERDNMGPVNLRAEQEVEELEARIGGMVAEKDDLVSAIAKLRHAIGDLNREGRERLLASFQAVDQHFRDLFVKLFGGGRAHLALTESADPLEAGLEIMASPPGKRLQQLSLLSGGEQALTALALLFAVFMTNPAPICVLDEVDAPLDDANVDRFCSLVEGIAGVTKTRFLIVTHHRMTMARMDRLYGVTMAERGVSQLVSVDLAQAEALRDKVLA; via the coding sequence GTGATCCAGTTCACCAAGCTGCGTCTGTCGGGCTTCAAGTCCTTCGTCGATCCGGCGGAGCTCGTGATCGAGCCCGGCATGACCGGCGTGGTCGGCCCCAATGGCTGCGGCAAGTCCAATCTTATCGAGGCGCTGCGCTGGGTCATGGGCGAGACCTCGGCGCGCCAGATGCGCGGCGGCGAGATGGACGACGTCATCTTCGGCGGCACGTCGGGGCGGCCTGCCCGCAACGTGGCCGAGGTGATGCTGGGACTGGACAATACGGCGCGCACCGCGCCCCCCCAGTTCGACCGCGACGAGATCGAGGTCATGCGCCGCATCGAGCGGGGCAACGGTTCCAACTACCGCATCAACGGCCTCGATACCCGGGCGCGCGACGTGCAATTGCTGTTCGCCGATGCGGCCACGGGGGCGCGGTCCTCGGGGCTGGTGAGCCAGGGTCGGGTGGGCGCCCTGATCAATGCCAAGCCCGCCGACCGGCGGTCACTGCTGGAAGAGGCGGCGGGCATTTCCGGCCTTTACTCCCGCCGTCACGAGGCCGAGCTTCGCCTCAAGAATGCCGAGCTGAACCTCTCGCGCCTGGACGACGTGCTCGCCACCCTGGACGAGCAGTTGAAGTCGCTGCAAAAGCAGGCGCGCCAGGCCAACCGCTACCGTACGCTTTCGGAACAGATCCGCAGGGTGGAGGCTCAGGTCCTGTATCTGGGCTGGCTGGAAGCCTTGGTTGCCGTGGATGCGGCGCGCGCCGCTTTGCGCGAATCGGAAATGAAGGTGGAGGAGGCCACCGGCCACGCCGCGAACGCTTCGGCCTTCCAGGCGGAAACCGCCGCCGGTCTGCCCGATCTGCGCCGCGCCGATGCCGAAGCCGCCGCCTTGCTGCAAAAAGCCATGGCCGAGCGCGAGCAATTGGAGGCCGAGGAGGGGCGTCTGGCCGAACTGCGCCGCGACCTGGAACGCCGCCTGGAACAGGCCGGGGCCGATCTCCAGCGTGAACACGCGCGCGCCGCCGATGCCGCCCAGGCTCTGGCCCGGCTGGAGGAGGAACGCGCCCTGCTGGCCGAGGCGGGCGAAGGCGAGGCCGAGGCCAAGCTTCTGGCCGAGCAGGCGGTGGATCTGGCCGCCGAGGCCGTGGTCTTGGTGGAACAGGAACTCTCCGCCCTGATGGAGGAGGTGGCTGCCGCCGATGCCGAGCGCGCGGCCGCCCTGCGCCGTCTGTCGGAAAACGAGACCCGCCTTGGCCGCCTTGCCGAGCGCCTGGCCCTGACCGAGCGCCAGAAGGCCGAGATCGAGGGCGAAAGCATCGACCGCTCCGATCTCACCGCCTTGGAAATGGAGTTGGAGGAGACCCTGGAATTCCTGGAGGAATCCAGGGAACAGGCGGAAAAAGCCGACCGCCGCCGGGTGGAAGCCCTGGCGGCGCGCGAATCCGCCCGCGACGCCTTCCAGGCCGCCAATGCCGCCCGGTCGCGGCTGCAGGCCGAGGCCGACGGCCTGCGTCAGGTGTTGGCCCAGGGAAAGGCGGGCGATCATCGTCCGGTACTCGACGACGTTTCGGCGCGTACCGGTTTCGAGCCCGCCTTGGCCGCCGCCTTGGGCGAAGACCTTTCCGCCCCCCTTGATCCCGCCGCGCCGCTACACTGGGAGGATCTGGGGCCGCTGGACCATCCTCCCGCTCTGCCCGATGGCGCCGAGCCCCTGGCGCGCTTCGTGGCGGCGCCTCCCCAACTGGCGCGCCGCCTCGCCCAGGTGGGCGTGGTCAAGGATATGGCCAGCGGCGAGGCCTTGCGCGCCCTGCTGGCGGTGGGCCAGCGTCTGGTGACGCCCGAGGGCGATCTATGGCGCTGGGACGGCTATGTGGCCCGTTCGGGCGCGCCGTCGCCCATGGCCCTGCGTCTGGCCCAGCGCAACCGCCTGCGTGAGCTTGAGGCCTCCCTGGACGATGCCGCCATGGGGGTGGGGGAGGCCGAGGAGAAGGTCGAGACCGCCACTCGCGAAGTGGACAGTGCCGCCGAGGCCGAGCGCCGCGCCAAGGAGGCGGTGAAACAGGCCGAGGCCGAGGCCGCCAAGGCCCGCGACTCCCACGCCAAGCTGTCCCAACGCTTCGCCGCCTTCGAGACCCGCATGGCCGCCGCCACCCAGGCCTGGAACGATGCAACCGCCGACCACGCCCAGGCCGAGGCCGATCTGGCCGAGGCCCGCGCCGCGGTGGCGGCCTTCCCCGAATCCAGCGATGGCCGCGACAAGGTCAATGTGCTGCGCGCCTCACTGGCCGAGCGCCGCTCCACCCTGGTGGAGGCCCGCTCAAGCCTCGACGGCGTGGCCCGCGAAGGTGCCGAGCGCCGCCGCCGCCTTGATGCCTTGGACGGCGACGCCAAATCCTGGCGGGCCCGCGCCGAGGCCGCCAAGGCCCATGTGGATGAACTGGCCGAGCGGCGCGAGGAAATCGCGCTCGAGATGGAACGCCTCGCCAGCCTGCCCGACACCATCGCCAAGCGCCGCGCCGAATTGCTGGACCGCCTGGAAAACGCGGAAACCGCGCGCAAGGCCGCCGCCGATGCGCTGATCAGTGCCGAGCAGCGTCTGGGGGAGGCCGATCGCCGCATGCGCGAAGCCGAAGCCCTGCTGGCCAATGCCCGCGAGGAGCGTATCCGCCGCGAGGCCGCCGTCTCCGCCGCCGATCAGGCCTGCCGTGGCGTGGCGGTGCGCATTGCCGAGCGTCTGGACATGACGCCCGAGCAGTTGCGTGAAGTGGCCGGTCTGGTGGAAGAGGAACGTCCCGACCCCGAGGAGCTTCAACGCAAGTTCGACCGTCTCTCGCGCGAGCGTGACAATATGGGCCCCGTCAATCTGCGCGCCGAGCAGGAGGTGGAGGAACTCGAAGCCCGAATCGGCGGCATGGTGGCGGAAAAGGACGATCTGGTCTCGGCCATCGCCAAGCTGCGCCACGCCATCGGCGACCTCAACCGCGAAGGACGCGAGCGCCTGCTGGCCAGCTTCCAGGCGGTGGACCAGCATTTCCGCGATCTCTTCGTCAAACTGTTCGGCGGCGGCCGCGCTCATCTGGCACTGACCGAATCCGCCGATCCCTTGGAAGCCGGGCTGGAGATCATGGCCAGCCCGCCGGGCAAACGATTGCAGCAACTCTCCTTGCTGTCGGGTGGCGAACAGGCGCTTACCGCCCTGGCCCTGCTGTTCGCCGTGTTCATGACCAATCCGGCGCCCATCTGCGTGCTGGACGAGGTGGACGCGCCCTTGGACGACGCCAATGTGGACCGCTTCTGCTCGCTGGTGGAAGGCATCGCCGGCGTCACCAAGACCCGCTTCCTGATCGTCACCCACCACCGCATGACCATGGCCCGCATGGACCGCCTCTATGGCGTCACCATGGCCGAACGCGGGGTTTCGCAACTGGTCTCGGTCGATCTGGCCCAGGCCGAGGCCTTGCGCGACAAGGTTCTGGCTTAG